In Candidatus Electrothrix scaldis, the genomic window ATACCAGGAATGGACAAAGGACAATGAAGCATCACCGAAAAATAATAAGTACATCATGGAAGCTGTCAGCACCGTTGTAACGCGCTATAAAGCCGCCTTTCTCCTTTAACCAAGGACAACCTATAAAGTACCCAGCCCACCAAGGGGGCTGTGGGTATTAGAGGAAAAAATATTCTGCTGTTATGCCGCACGCAGCAGGATATCAAACTCGGAGCTTTGCAATGAAAATAATCCATCTGATTCGACACGCAAAATCAAGTTGGAAAGACGGCACGCTGGCCGATATTGACAGGCCTCTGAACAAACGCGGCAAGAAGAGCTGCCGTGTTATGGTCAAACAGCTTGTGCGCTCTGGCTGCTGCTTTGAGCACATTTTTTGCAGTCCAGCGGTGCGGGCACAGGAGACCATACAAGGCATCAACAAGATTCTCAACCTGGAGCTACGCTGGCAGACGAACAAGGAACTGTATACCTTTGACAGCGTCGTCCTGCTGGAATGGTTCAGGACCCTGAATGATGCAGTGACCGAACCCCTGATTATCGGCCATAATCCAGCCCTAACAGAACTCTGTAACACACTCCGCAAAAACGATACCATCAGCAACAACGACATCAGCAACATCCCCACCTGCGGCTATGTCCAGCTCTGCATGGACAAAGATCGTCCCTGGCGAAAGCTGGCTGAAGGGAGCGCTAACCTAACGGTCTTTCTTCGCCCAAAGAAATTTATGAAATAAAACCCGACACGCTAAAGCATCCTGAAAACAGGCAGAAGCACCCCTTCTGAGCACCCCCCGCTTCCAAGAAGAAGACGCCTCCCAGGAGTCTTAGGCTTATCTACCCGGACTTTTCAACAGCAGCGCAAAAATTATCAGCATAAACAACGCACATCCCACCCCGGCTAGAAAGGCTCCGTCTGTCCCCCAGAGAACAAAGAAAATCCCCATACAAATCGGCCCCAGGGTCTGCCCTAAGCGTAACACCATCCCGTTGACCGCCATAAAAGAGGCTCGGTATTCCAGCGGTGCCAGACCGGTCAGCATGGTCTGGACAGTGGGAATATTCAAGCCTTGTGCTATACCAAAGAGCACCACAGGAAAGAGCAGCACCGGAATGCTGGGAACAAAGGAAATCAGAGCCAGGGCCACAGCATAGAGGGTATAAGCCGCTATAAGGAGTTGTTTTTTTGTGTAGCGTTTTGCCAACTTGCCCATCTGCGAAGAGGTAAAAGCCATCGTGCAGGCCATGCCGGACATAATCAGGCCGATAAGCGGCGCTTTGGCTTGGAAAGTCTGGTGCAGTAGAAGGGGGAAATAGGTAAGGTAGGACCCATAAAGGATGATAAAGGTAACAAGGCTGGCGAGAAAGAGTACAGCCACCTCCCGTTGTTGGACAGCCTGCCAGATACCATTCAGATAGCCTTTGAAGGAGCGGGTATTTTTTGGCTCAGGATTTTTGAGGGAAAACAGAACCAGGAATCCCACAGGGAGGGCAAGCAGCGGCAGAAAAAACGGGTATTGCCAGCCAGCAGCCGCAAGCAGGCCACCTAGGGCGGGATAGCTGGCCACACCCAAACTCAAGACGCTGGTATTGTAGCCCATTGCTGTATCACGCTCCTGACCGATATACAGATCGCCGATTAGGGCGGTATTGATGGCAGGTAAGGCGGCTGCCCCGGCCCCCTGAATAAAACGGAGAATAAGGAGGAGATGAAAATCCCGAGTCAAGGCGCAGGCTCCGCCAGCTATGGCAAAGAGAAAGAGGGATGGCGCCAGGACCATTTTTCTCCCGAAGCGATCCGCCAACATGCCGAGGCTAGGGGTAAGAAAAACGCCTGGTACTGTAAACGCGGTGATGAGTAATCCGATATCTTTAGGTAAGATATGCAGCTCCTGGATGATCTTGGGAAAGGCTGGTGTAAGACTGGCCACACCCATGACGGCCATCAGGGTGACGGAGAAAATAATGTGCAGATTACGGTCGCGTAGGAGAGAACGGCTATCCTGCGACTCTTGGCTTGATTGCATGGGATTATTGTGCTTAGGGAGCTTTGATGGAGATGATAGCGATTATTCTTTCTTCTTTAACGAACGTCATTTCCCCAGGAAGTATTCGAAATCATTATAAAGGAAGGCTTACCAGAGAAGAATTCCTCTTTTACTCAATAGCATTTTTCGACTCTGAAATCTTGACTTCATACATAACATCACTATACACTGACGGAATAATAATAGGAAGTTGATCTCATGACCATAATATTGAGTTCGTCAAGCCTTCCCTCCTTACATTCTCCAGTAACCCAAGTACGATGATGCGAAAAACGACAGTTTGTTTCTCGATATTTTTTGGATTCACCTTCCTGGGACAACTTCAAGCCGCCCCCCTTGTCGAGCTTATTGACCTGAAATGGTGCAGTAGTATTGCAACCAGCGATGACCAGGAAAAAAATAGAGAGCCCGTTCGTGTTTATCAAAATGGAACTATCTTTAAGGGCTCAAGGCTCTACCTGTGGATGAAGGTAAAAGGCGATCAGGAGGCCCTGGACCTACTACGCAAAGGCAAAAAAATAGGCATCATCCAGAAATGGAAGTATCAGTATTACGGCACCCAGACTGATCCTATTGATGTCTCCATCGGGACAAAGAAACTCAGCACCGAAGTTATCAATAAGCTTCAACAGGAGATCAATCAGAGGGGATATTT contains:
- a CDS encoding histidine phosphatase family protein, with product MKIIHLIRHAKSSWKDGTLADIDRPLNKRGKKSCRVMVKQLVRSGCCFEHIFCSPAVRAQETIQGINKILNLELRWQTNKELYTFDSVVLLEWFRTLNDAVTEPLIIGHNPALTELCNTLRKNDTISNNDISNIPTCGYVQLCMDKDRPWRKLAEGSANLTVFLRPKKFMK
- a CDS encoding MFS transporter: MQSSQESQDSRSLLRDRNLHIIFSVTLMAVMGVASLTPAFPKIIQELHILPKDIGLLITAFTVPGVFLTPSLGMLADRFGRKMVLAPSLFLFAIAGGACALTRDFHLLLILRFIQGAGAAALPAINTALIGDLYIGQERDTAMGYNTSVLSLGVASYPALGGLLAAAGWQYPFFLPLLALPVGFLVLFSLKNPEPKNTRSFKGYLNGIWQAVQQREVAVLFLASLVTFIILYGSYLTYFPLLLHQTFQAKAPLIGLIMSGMACTMAFTSSQMGKLAKRYTKKQLLIAAYTLYAVALALISFVPSIPVLLFPVVLFGIAQGLNIPTVQTMLTGLAPLEYRASFMAVNGMVLRLGQTLGPICMGIFFVLWGTDGAFLAGVGCALFMLIIFALLLKSPGR